Proteins from a genomic interval of Ptychodera flava strain L36383 chromosome 7, AS_Pfla_20210202, whole genome shotgun sequence:
- the LOC139136996 gene encoding receptor-transporting protein 3-like codes for MGRVYSLRQVSLLPMPEYRASPISFPCKSRRSKYPTTPPERRPMFPEKLSSPVAPIIHGPPLLLSPGPPPTPTAEPNSIEALWRGEFNRLFINFSPHAWYISPTARQPSPKWRRFKDSAKVRFCCQTCGHGWTSMKGRIVFWFHFNHSVGEGFLQFKLYGQQCQRCKTGNYEFAMWYPEEVQKVLTNVYNRVGQAYYGFMQQPYRLDRRIGKPRKQHNADLCQACKDGECDNFRAVRT; via the exons ATGGGCCGTGTATATAGTTTACGCCAAGTTTCACTTTTACCAATGCCTGAGTACCGCGCCTCTCCGATTTCGTTCCCATGCAAGAGCCGACGGTCGAAGTACCCGACGACACCCCCGGAACGACGACCCATGTTTCCCGAGAAACTCTCGTCTCCAGTCGCCCCGATAATTCACGGCCCTCCGCTGCTGCTGTCGCCCGGGCCACCGCCAACACCAACCGCTGAGCCGAACTC AATCGAGGCGCTGTGGCGTGGCGAGTTCAACAGACTCTTCatcaacttttccccacacgcCTGGTACATTTCGCCGACGGCCAGGCAGCCCAGTCCCAAGTGGCGACGGTTCAAAGACAGTGCCAAAGTCAGATTTTGCTGCCag ACGTGTGGCCATGGCTGGACGTCCATGAAAGGCCGGATCGTCTTCTGGTTCCACTTCAACCACTCGGTCGGCGAGGGCTTCTTGCAGTTTAAGCTCTACGGGCAGCAGTGCCAGCGATGCAAGACGGGGAACTATGAGTTCGCCATGTGGTACCCGGAGGAGGTGCAGAAAGTGCTCACAAACGTCTATAACAGAGTTGGACAG GCGTACTACGGCTTCATGCAGCAACCATACCGACTGGATCGACGAATAGGCAAGCCAAGGAAACAGCACAATGCCGACCTTTGCCAAGCATGCAAAGATGGCGAATGCGACAACTTCCGGGCCGTAAGAACATGA